cCTGAACCAAATGGAGGGGAATATGTTAGTTTAACGAATGAGGACGATAAGGATTGTATAAGTATGCATAAAAACAATTCAGATAATAAAACTGAATATAGTGATAATAGTTTTGCACCgaagtataaaaattatatatataaagaaaatgtaCGTAATGATAGGGGGAAGAATAATTTGGTAAATTTTCGAttagacaaaaaaaaagaaatgtcAAAGAATcatgattattatataaaattagaagatataaaaaaagacagtgatattaaatataatatgaatgaaaatttaaacataTCCGATACGCATTATTCTACTTTAAATTCAcaatgtaataataaaaataattttgaagCATATCGTTTtgaaaatagtaataacaTAGTGGTATGTCCTgtacaaaatgaaaatatcaCAAACGGGGATAATCTCAAGAGtagtatttattataatgaatattttatggaaaaaataaataataatgtaaaagtgaattttgatgaatatgaagatgatgaaaaaTTGGATGAGAAAAGAAGGAAATCGAATAAATCATTAAAAGGAAGTTTGAAAGttgattatttatttaaagatAGTAATGAATTAACAGAAAATGATCTGAAAGCTATTGaacataataatgattatgaatattactattattataataaatttaaaagttTTCGTTATGGGATAGAAGACAATAATCCAAGTATAagagaaataataaataataaaataaatgaagattattatcatttaaaattgaatatattaatattatcatgtataataatacaaatttttaattcctttattttaatattaatttcaagtaattttattagaaagaaggaatatatatattttttatgttttttatattcactATTAGAAAGTGTAACAGATGTTATATCtgataacatattttttttatgtggtaaatttacaaatatatatagaaccGAGTTTAGCTTAAATactatatatgttataCAAGTGATAAGTAAAATGATTTTAAGTATATctacaatatttatttattttgtttatcatatattttttattttatatgagcatgtaaatattatgattataaatacatttattaaagcattatccatttttattttgtctttcatatttcttaaaaataaggacaaaatattaaagcacagccaaaatgaatatatactaaatgcaaattttgatgaaaaaaatgatgagcTAGATAGTAGTAAACCAAAATCAGTGAATTCATTCAgtacaaaattaaatgtgTCTAGTAAAAATAGCGAAGAAAATggtgtattaaaaaaggaaagacAAAACAGCCATACAATACTTCGCAAAAGTagtgaagaaaatgaaacaacaaaaaaaaatgtttatatttttgatcaagcatataaaaataattgggAAAGCTACTACCATAATGGAACTCAAAATTATAGATCtccaaattttaaaaacaatattttcaaaggtgaagaattaaatatagaCGATTTATTAACACACACAACATATAATGAGAATGATGAAGAAAGTGTGCATGCCTTTTcaactttttataaattaaaaaaatgggtAGTAAATAATGTTAATTATTTCAAATGCGAATGTTGCAAATTAAAAGATGTTATTACAGGAGAACAAAATGTATATGATATGAATTCGAAAGATGATTATACACTACTTACAATAATGCCTTCGAAGTATGAAGAAGAAATctatcataaaaaatataatagggattataaaacaaataataataaaagaacaTCAAttgttgaaaatataaagaatgcattcaaaaataatgcttttatatgttatccaagttttaaaaattcatttattgaaaaatataattctttAATTGAAAAggatatgaaaattatggaacaagaaaaaaaaaatattaaaaatagaaatggtgataatatgttaaacaaattatatagtGATGATACTATACTAtcagaaaatgataataattatttatataccaAACAAGataaaattcaaattaaaaaacataaaaaaaaaaaaaaaatttttacttatcctattaaattattattaaacaatttaaatttttccaatatattttatatctgtctattattaataatccCTACTTTtgaaagaatatttttaaattataaaattaaaaatattcatttagaTATGCATTCATAttgttatttaaattttgcGGGTTATGTAACGGATTTAGTTGgcctatatatttatattagttATTTTAATGAAGATTCTTATACCtcatccatttttattagttccgtcattaatatattgcTACTGTCCTTgcgttttattttatttcaaaataaatttaatcaGCTCTGGTTATTGGTAAGGATTCCTCAATTgggttttcattttattaagtTAGTATACTGGcactttaatttttttatattttttttttcagtttttggaaataatattgaaatCACTtcataaaacatttttttatatcccTATTTATATACTGGTCACTAaggtaatatatttgatcCCCCTTGTATTTACATAACTTAATGAGATTGacaattttgtatttacttacatttttattctgcacatttttttaaattctgtttttttttaggcCTACATAAAgagcatatataatttaatgtGTTCTTTTTATTCGAGTATGTTGGACGCTAGTTCCTTCGTATCCTACTATTTTGAATACCGtatgttaaaaatatttgcatatgcatatgtaaatgtaaatatgtGTGTGGTTGTATAAAGCTATGCAATTCATAACTTTATGAGTACTTGGCTACGTGTCGCTTGTGAGTTTGTTCCCATgcttataatatttcatatttttattatgttttctCCTTTCGTAGTGATACTaagttattataatatagaaGAATCAAAAGATGTATTTACcttagtatatataatttttttggtaTTACATTTGCTATCGATGGTGATCATTTCAAAGCTCAAAAAAGCATAACACACATCCAGTTCACTATTATTCTATAGTTCATAATGGGCTAGTTATATCTGATCAttgaataaaaatcatGAAGAGCACATTCACAGATATATGTAAATGTGTCGCCTAAAGAAtgtaatatgtttatattatcaagaaaaagaattatgaaatatacctgaaatttttataattttcc
This Plasmodium chabaudi chabaudi strain AS genome assembly, chromosome: 12 DNA region includes the following protein-coding sequences:
- a CDS encoding conserved Plasmodium protein, unknown function (term=annotation;date=20180319;qualifier=added_GO:0016021;curatorName=ucb@sanger.ac.uk;~;query 33-88; ~;query 611-660; ~;query 716-1026; ~;query 1092-1097; ~;query 1150-1161; ~;query 1218-1220; ~;query 10-32; ~;query 89-111; ~;query 588-610; ~;query 661-683; ~;query 693-715; ~;query 1027-1049; ~;query 1069-1091; ~;query 1098-1117; ~;query 1127-1149; ~;query 1162-1184; ~;query 1195-1217; ~;query 1-9; ~;query 112-587; ~;query 684-692; ~;query 1050-1068; ~;query 1118-1126; ~;query 1185-1194; ~tmhmm; query 1-1221; ~iprscan;InterPro:IPR036259 : MFS transporter superfamily;Superfamily:SSF103473; score=6.8E-7;query 1016-1218;description=MFS transporter superfamily); translation: MLKEKLLKLLNYYYFLKNYYIYHILFVYTFFLRITYTYAEITISHFFTFLLSKYENIDTSENDGNFFYYFTHFFNFNSKSDDKFLNTKLFVVVYLPICLKCFYTLFFDYISYYIYMYYYFDKINNDFKKVYYSSIPYEPNKVNQNECRYIDHDKNGKGNKRESKKLKNNLVGPKKKIRAYIISKRKKISQNDFLAKLNDIPFEKYKTYLLKKKMNYILGEKRKSVLTIGRHNTNEIMKPLGGSEYGNNQKSCMKIKIEKCDDNHMNNILADSSNTLRVAKKNVFYNLKKKKNQKIHNNSNSNNLLQNSKFKKKHKISILEKVYMKMKNYYNPEPNGGEYVSLTNEDDKDCISMHKNNSDNKTEYSDNSFAPKYKNYIYKENVRNDRGKNNLVNFRLDKKKEMSKNHDYYIKLEDIKKDSDIKYNMNENLNISDTHYSTLNSQCNNKNNFEAYRFENSNNIVVCPVQNENITNGDNLKSSIYYNEYFMEKINNNVKVNFDEYEDDEKLDEKRRKSNKSLKGSLKVDYLFKDSNELTENDLKAIEHNNDYEYYYYYNKFKSFRYGIEDNNPSIREIINNKINEDYYHLKLNILILSCIIIQIFNSFILILISSNFIRKKEYIYFLCFLYSLLESVTDVISDNIFFLCGKFTNIYRTEFSLNTIYVIQVISKMILSISTIFIYFVYHIFFILYEHVNIMIINTFIKALSIFILSFIFLKNKDKILKHSQNEYILNANFDEKNDELDSSKPKSVNSFSTKLNVSSKNSEENGVLKKERQNSHTILRKSSEENETTKKNVYIFDQAYKNNWESYYHNGTQNYRSPNFKNNIFKGEELNIDDLLTHTTYNENDEESVHAFSTFYKLKKWVVNNVNYFKCECCKLKDVITGEQNVYDMNSKDDYTLLTIMPSKYEEEIYHKKYNRDYKTNNNKRTSIVENIKNAFKNNAFICYPSFKNSFIEKYNSLIEKDMKIMEQEKKNIKNRNGDNMLNKLYSDDTILSENDNNYLYTKQDKIQIKKHKKKKKIFTYPIKLLLNNLNFSNIFYICLLLIIPTFERIFLNYKIKNIHLDMHSYCYLNFAGYVTDLVGLYIYISYFNEDSYTSSIFISSVINILLLSLRFILFQNKFNQLWLLFLEIILKSLHKTFFYIPIYILVTKAYIKSIYNLMCSFYSSMLDASSFVSYYFEYLILSYYNIEESKDVFTLVYIIFLVLHLLSMVIISKLKKA